A genomic stretch from Pirellulales bacterium includes:
- a CDS encoding glycosyltransferase, with protein MTRLNGLPDLRLNAPSVAASRSDSAPATVVLMMPDLRKDNPYQRLLARSLESQGFHVCFPVGYRRILPFFRAVRENRSSSILHLHWTLPYLRAQSRIIFIIRAVKFLCDLTLVRCSGRPLVWTVHNLVPHESRFPRLELWVRRMLCRAAGAVIVHGSAGKQQAIAKFGCIPEKIAIIPHGHYQDVYSPSPPRQTSRQNLNLPDKTTMLFFGMVRPYKGMPMLLRAWRALAAAEAQLVIAGPCSPEYRHELDMIAPDVAGVIWHDHWIAEEDLPLYFGAADVVVLPFERVQTSGSVMLAITYGKPIITPRLGELPETLAGADDLMYQPGDEAALTKSLRESLSKDLNDIARRTALVAERFDWEPIAQRTALVYRRVIAKSRRESQRTNGRCLSRAAVNESLDHES; from the coding sequence ATGACACGTCTGAACGGACTTCCTGACTTGCGCCTCAACGCGCCTTCCGTCGCTGCTTCTCGATCCGACAGCGCTCCGGCAACAGTTGTCTTAATGATGCCGGACCTGAGGAAGGACAATCCCTATCAACGATTGCTGGCCCGATCCTTGGAGTCTCAAGGTTTTCATGTCTGCTTTCCAGTGGGCTATCGTCGTATTTTGCCTTTCTTTCGAGCAGTGCGCGAGAATCGATCTTCGTCCATTCTGCACCTGCATTGGACGCTACCGTACTTGCGCGCACAATCGCGAATTATCTTTATCATTAGGGCGGTCAAGTTTCTATGTGACTTGACGCTGGTGCGGTGCTCCGGCCGCCCATTGGTATGGACTGTACATAATCTTGTGCCGCACGAATCACGCTTCCCACGCTTGGAACTTTGGGTGCGACGCATGTTGTGTCGTGCCGCCGGAGCAGTGATTGTTCACGGTTCAGCCGGAAAGCAGCAAGCGATCGCCAAGTTCGGATGCATCCCGGAAAAAATTGCCATCATCCCGCATGGCCATTATCAAGACGTATATTCACCAAGCCCTCCGCGCCAAACGTCGAGGCAGAATCTCAACTTGCCTGATAAAACAACCATGTTGTTCTTCGGAATGGTACGCCCCTACAAAGGTATGCCGATGTTACTGCGGGCTTGGCGTGCACTTGCCGCTGCAGAAGCCCAATTGGTCATTGCGGGGCCCTGTTCGCCCGAGTATCGGCACGAATTAGATATGATTGCGCCCGATGTCGCGGGAGTTATTTGGCACGATCATTGGATTGCGGAGGAGGACCTTCCGCTATATTTTGGGGCGGCTGATGTGGTCGTATTGCCGTTTGAGCGTGTGCAAACTTCGGGCAGCGTCATGTTGGCCATAACCTATGGCAAGCCAATTATCACACCACGACTGGGTGAACTGCCCGAGACGCTTGCCGGCGCGGACGATTTGATGTATCAGCCAGGAGACGAAGCAGCGCTGACAAAAAGTCTGCGAGAGTCGCTATCCAAGGATTTAAATGACATCGCTCGTCGGACTGCTCTGGTCGCAGAGCGCTTCGATTGGGAACCGATAGCCCAAAGGACTGCCTTGGTATATCGTCGCGTGATCGCAAAATCCCGCCGAGAGTCTCAGCGCACAAATGGTCGCTGCTTATCGCGCGCAGCAGTGAACGAAAGTCTGGACCATGAAAGTTAG